DNA sequence from the bacterium genome:
TGACTCTTCCACGATTGGGCGTGCGCAGCGACAGGAACCCGGAACCTGAACGGGAATGGCAGGGCGCTCAGACGGGGTCAGATGCAAGAAGGGCGACGAAGCGAATGCTGAGGCGGCCTGGCGGCCGCCGCAGGCAGGCGCGAGAAGCCCGACGCCGCAGATGGCCCCGTATCAGCGGCCTGCTACTGGCCCTGCGATTTCTCCTCGGCTTCCTGCCGGCTCTTGCAGTCAATGCACAGCGTCGTCACCGGCCGCGCGGCGAGCCGCTTGATCTCGATCTCCTCGCCGCACTCCTCGCAGATCCCGTAGGTGCCGGCCGCGATGCGACCGAGCGCCTGCTCGATCTTGCGGAGCAGCTTCTCCTCGCGCTCGCGCAGCCTGATCTTGAAGCTCTGGTTCAGCTCGACGGTGGCGACG
Encoded proteins:
- a CDS encoding TraR/DksA C4-type zinc finger protein, with amino-acid sequence MRKRELEKIRKHLLELKEKLTSGALEVGDRDLSSDREDLLDSGDVATVELNQSFKIRLREREEKLLRKIEQALGRIAAGTYGICEECGEEIEIKRLAARPVTTLCIDCKSRQEAEEKSQGQ